The sequence below is a genomic window from Chloroflexota bacterium.
AGAGAGAAGAAGAACGCATTGGCCAGGTCTATTTCCTGCGCGGCAAGGAGCAGATCCCGACTAAATCAGTGATCGCCGGTGATATTGGCGCGGTGGCCAAACTTCAAGTCACGAGCACTGCAGATACCCTCTGCGACAAGAGCCACCCGCTGGTGCTACCAGGCATCACATTCCCGCATCCGGTCTACTCCACAGCCATCAGCCCAAAGACCAAAGCAGATTTGGATAAGATGGGTAGTGCATTAGCGCGATTGGTCGAGGAGGATCCCACCCTGAAGGTCGAACGCGAGCCTGACACTGGCGAGACAGTGCTTTCTGGCATGGGCGAGTCGCATGTGGACATTGCCATACGTCGCTTGCAGCAGAAATTCGGCGTCGAGGTGGTTTCTTCCTTGCCTAAGGTCCCTTATAAGGAAACCATCACGAAAGTGGCCTCGGCACAGGGCCGGCATAAGAAACAGACGGGCGGTCGTGGTCAGTTTGGCGATGTATACATACGTTTCGAACCCCTGGAGCGAGGAGCGGGTTTTGAGTTCGCGGACGAAGTGGTTGGTGGCGCCGTGCCCAAGAACTTTATTCCCGCCGTGGAAAAAGGAATACGCGAGATCATGACTCAGGGAGTACTGGCCGGGTTCCCCACCGTAGATTTTCGGGCGGTGCTGTATGATGGCTCGTATCACCCGGTCGATTCTTCCGAAATCGCTTTCAAACTCGCCGCCCACCTGGCTTTTCGGAAGGGCATTCCAGAAGCAGGGCCGGTGCTTCTGGAGCCGATCATGAATGTGACCATTACTGTGCCAGAGCAGTTTATGGGCGATGTGTTAGGCGATCTGAACACGAAACGAGCACGGGTGTTGGGCATGGAGCAAAAGAGGGGCAATAGTATCATCAGTGCTCAGGCACCCCTGGCAGAAATGCAGCGTTATGCTACTGATCTGCGCTCGATGACCCAAGGACGAGGTCTATTCAGCATGACCTTCTCACACTATGAGCAGGTACCTTCCCATATTGCAGAAAAGATCATTGAGCAACACAGGAAAGCAAAAGAGGAGGAAAAATCATAATCCCCTCGCGTGTAAGCCCAAGTGATTCCAGTGGTATAGTAAGAGAGAAACGTTGAGCGGCCTGTTCCGACAGGCCGCCTTTGTCCTGTGCTAAGGAAAATGCCAATCCCTTCGGCACGTAGACATTGTAAGCGGAGCCTGGTGACAGAGCAGAGAAGCCCCATTGAAATAGAACAACTGGATATTCGAAGCATCTCGGGGTTCTCCATTCCCGAGGTTTACCTGAGACTGGGGACGGACAAGACGGGACTGACTTCTGAGCAAGTAGCCGAGCGCCGAGCGATTTTTGGCCCCAATGTCATCCCCGAAGTCAAAGGCCCGCCCCTCTGGCGCAAACTGGCCAGCCATCTTGTACAACTGATGGCCCTACTTTTATGGGCAGGCTCTATCATGGCCTTCGTCGCAGGCATGCCAGAACTAGGAGCGGCGATCATCGCTGTCATTCTCATCAATGCTGCTTTCTCTTTCTGGCAGGAGTACAAGGCAGAGCGCGCTACCCAGGCCCTCCGACGATTGCTGCCCGCCCACGTGCGTGTCATACGCGGTGGCCACGAGAGCAGCATTCTCGCCCAAGATCTTGTGCCCGGGGATGTGATGCTCCTGGCCGAAGGTGACAACATCCCTGCCGATGGACGATTGGTGGCAGAGTTTGAATTACGTACCAATAATGCCACTCTGACTGGGGAATCGCTGCCTGTGCGGAAGACCGCCGAGGCAGTGTTCAGAAAAGATCTGGCGGTAACCGAACTGCCAAACATCGTTTTCGCTGGTACCAGCGTCGCCAGTGGCAACGGGACTGCGGTTGTGATTGCCACGGGCATGCATTCCCAGTTCGGGCGCATTGCCGATCTCACCCAGAGCGTAGAAGAGGAACCCAGCCCCTTACAAAAAGAGTTGAGACGAGTCACTACGATCATCACCTTACTGGCCGTAGGGCTGGGAGCGCTATTCTTCGCCTTAAGTGTGGCAGTCCTTAGACTCAATACGCTCGATAGTTTCCTCTTCGCTATTGGCATCATCGTCGCAAACGTGCCCGAAGGACTATTGCCAACGGTCACATTATCTCTGGCGCTGAGTGTGCAGCGCATGGCCGAGCGCCACGCCCTCATCAAGAGGCTCTCCAGCGTGGAGACGCTTGGCTGTACGACAGTCATCTGTACAGACAAGACGGGCACGCTTACCCAGAACGAGATGACGGTGCGCGAGATTTGGTTGCCAGAGGGGCAGGTGGTTGTAACAGGCACCGGTTATGAGCCCGTCGGTGAATTCATCTTTGATGGCAGTTCAGATAGCTCGGTGGCCGGTCCATCGCTACAAGGTCTTTTGCGCGCGGCAGTGCTTTGCAGCAATGCCCGACTCTTGCCGCCAGGCAGTGAGAACTTGGGATGGCGAGTCTTGGGTGATCCCACCGAAGCCGCCCTCCTGGTCGCAGCAACTAAAGCTGGCCTCAGCATCGACGAGATCCGACAGAAGCAGCCACGAGTCTACGAACTGCCCTTTGACAGTCGCCGCAAACGCATGAGTGTAGTATGCAGAGTGGAAAGCGCATCGCGGGTTGGTTCATCTTCTGGGCTGGCTGCATACGTCAAGGGGGCGCCCAAAGAAATATTGGACCTTTGCACCCACGTGTGGATCCGTGGGCAGAGACAACCCCTGAGCAATGATATCCACCAAGCAGCCCTAGTCGCTAATGACCTCCTTGCTCAAAAAGGCCTGCGTGTTCTGGCTGTAGCCGAGAGGATCCTGGATGGCCGCCCCCTCGAGGGGTATTCTGTCGAGAACGTGGAGCGTGATCTCACCCTGTTGGGTCTAGTGGCAATGATGGACCCACCTCGGCCTGAGGTAGCCGAGGCGGTACAGCGTTGCTTTCGCGCCGGCATCCGTGTGCTGATGATCACCGGCGACTATGGCCTCACCGCTGAATCCATCGCCCGGCGCGTCGGCATCGTGCGGAGTGCCCATCCTCGCATCATCACTGGTGCGGAATTAGATGCGTTGTCAGAGCGTGAGTTGCAAACGGCGATACGCGAAGAAACAATCTTTGCCCGTGTGGCTCCAGAACACAAGATGCGCATTGTCTCCGCACTAAAAGAGTCGGGCGAGATTGTGGCAGTCACAGGCGACGGTGTGAATGATGCCCCAGCCTTAAAAAGGGCCGACATAGGCGTAGCAATGGGCATTGCAGGCACAGATGTGGCCAAAGAAGCAGCTGATATGATTCTCACAGACGATAACTTCGCCAGTATTGTGAACGCTATCGAAGAGGGCCGTGCGGTCTATGCCAACATCCGCAAATTCACCACCTACATCCTAGCCAGCAATATCCCTGAACTTGTCCCTTTCTTAGCGATGGTTATTTTTCGCATTCCCCTCGCACTGACGGTAATGCAGATACTCTCCGTTGACCTCGGTACCGATGTAGTACCAGCCCTTGGACTCAGCACCGAGTTGCCCGAGCCCGGCATTATGGATCGTCCACCGCGCTCCATGAAAGAACATTTGTTAAACCCATCCCTTCTCATGCGTGCTTACGGGTTCCTGGGGATCATTGAGGCGCTCGCCAGTATGGCTGCTTTCTATTTCGTGCTCCATCGCGGTGGAGGATGGACCTGGAGGACACTGCCCCAGTTGAACGCACTGATTACCCAGGCCAGGGCTGTCCTGGCACAAGGCGGGACGCTGACGGGGCAGATGGCGCAGGATTATCGCCTCTACCTGACGGCAACAACGGCATGTCTGGCCGGCATCATCGCCACACAGGTAGCGAACGTCTTTGCTTGCCGGACGGAGAGGGAAAGCGTATTTCGCATCGGGCTGTTCACCAATCGCTTGGTGCTGATAGGAATTGTAGTTGAACTCGCGTTGATAATTGCTATCGTCTATTTACCGCCACTGCAGGTCGTTTTCGGTACAGCACCGCTGAATGCAGCAACCTGGCTGTTCATATTCGCCTGGACTCCGGTACTTTTCACTGCTGAGGAGATTAGGAAGTGGATTTTCCGTCGTATTAAGTTTGCTCGGGCAAAGTCATGAAATGGGTTTGGTTTCCACTTGCTGTTCGTCTACGGTCATGGAGAGGATGACCAGGAGACAAGCGTGAGGTGAGAATGTCATGAAAGTGATCATCATTGGCTGTGGTCGGGTGGGGTCAACACTGGCCCGCGCTTTAGACGCCGAGGGACACGATGTGGTTGTGCTGGAGGAAGACTCTGCCGCGTTCCAACGGCTTGGCCCGAAGTTCCGTGGGCGCACGGTCGTAGGAGTAGTCTTCGACCGCGATGTACTGCTAAACGCCGGTATCGAAAATGCCGATGCAGTAGCCGCGGTCACTGCCTCCGATAACGCGAACGCGGTAGTAGCCCGGATCGCACAACAGATCTATCACGTTCCGAAGGTAGTGGCACGTCTATCTGATCCGCGCCGGGCTGAACTTTTCCGGCGTCTGGGATTGCCAACCATCTCGCCAACCACCTGGGGCGTGGAACGCATCGCTCAGATTCTCTGCTATCCCCACTTCGATCCGGTGTTATCATTCGGCAGTGGGGAGGTCAATGTGATCGACGTGGAGGCCACGCCCGCGCTTGTGGGCCGCACAGTTAACAATATTACTGCGCCAGGAGAGACTTGCGTTGTGGCCATCACGCGAGGTGGTGCAGCGTTTATCCCCACGCTTGGGACTGTGTTTCAGAAGGGGGACTTAATTCACCTTGCTGTTCTGAGTTCTGCCAAGGAACGGCTGTCTGGCCTCTTGGGGCTAAAGTGAGGGCAGTGACTATGCGCGTTATTATTGTAGGTGGTGGAAAGACTGGCTCATACTTGGCCAACTTGCTACTGGAAGGGCACCACGATGTCACCGTCATAGAGCACCGAACCGACGTTCTAGCCAAGTTGCAGCGGGAGTTATCAGCGAAATGCGTTG
It includes:
- a CDS encoding cation-transporting P-type ATPase; protein product: MPIPSARRHCKRSLVTEQRSPIEIEQLDIRSISGFSIPEVYLRLGTDKTGLTSEQVAERRAIFGPNVIPEVKGPPLWRKLASHLVQLMALLLWAGSIMAFVAGMPELGAAIIAVILINAAFSFWQEYKAERATQALRRLLPAHVRVIRGGHESSILAQDLVPGDVMLLAEGDNIPADGRLVAEFELRTNNATLTGESLPVRKTAEAVFRKDLAVTELPNIVFAGTSVASGNGTAVVIATGMHSQFGRIADLTQSVEEEPSPLQKELRRVTTIITLLAVGLGALFFALSVAVLRLNTLDSFLFAIGIIVANVPEGLLPTVTLSLALSVQRMAERHALIKRLSSVETLGCTTVICTDKTGTLTQNEMTVREIWLPEGQVVVTGTGYEPVGEFIFDGSSDSSVAGPSLQGLLRAAVLCSNARLLPPGSENLGWRVLGDPTEAALLVAATKAGLSIDEIRQKQPRVYELPFDSRRKRMSVVCRVESASRVGSSSGLAAYVKGAPKEILDLCTHVWIRGQRQPLSNDIHQAALVANDLLAQKGLRVLAVAERILDGRPLEGYSVENVERDLTLLGLVAMMDPPRPEVAEAVQRCFRAGIRVLMITGDYGLTAESIARRVGIVRSAHPRIITGAELDALSERELQTAIREETIFARVAPEHKMRIVSALKESGEIVAVTGDGVNDAPALKRADIGVAMGIAGTDVAKEAADMILTDDNFASIVNAIEEGRAVYANIRKFTTYILASNIPELVPFLAMVIFRIPLALTVMQILSVDLGTDVVPALGLSTELPEPGIMDRPPRSMKEHLLNPSLLMRAYGFLGIIEALASMAAFYFVLHRGGGWTWRTLPQLNALITQARAVLAQGGTLTGQMAQDYRLYLTATTACLAGIIATQVANVFACRTERESVFRIGLFTNRLVLIGIVVELALIIAIVYLPPLQVVFGTAPLNAATWLFIFAWTPVLFTAEEIRKWIFRRIKFARAKS
- a CDS encoding NAD-binding protein; this encodes MKVIIIGCGRVGSTLARALDAEGHDVVVLEEDSAAFQRLGPKFRGRTVVGVVFDRDVLLNAGIENADAVAAVTASDNANAVVARIAQQIYHVPKVVARLSDPRRAELFRRLGLPTISPTTWGVERIAQILCYPHFDPVLSFGSGEVNVIDVEATPALVGRTVNNITAPGETCVVAITRGGAAFIPTLGTVFQKGDLIHLAVLSSAKERLSGLLGLK
- the fusA gene encoding elongation factor G codes for the protein MKEYQIKQLRNVAIVAHSGTGKTSLTEAMLFNTGALTRLGRVEEGNTVSDYDPEEIRRHISVNTSVVPCEWQEHKINVLDTPGYMDFAGEVKGAVRVADAGVVVVCAASGVEVGTELVWSYLDEYGLPRLVFINKMDRENANFQRTLAQLREKFEAQIVPLQIPIGSQAAFQGYVDLISQKAYLGPENQEAEVPAALKDEVESLRVVVIEAAAEADDELIVKYLDGVELAEEEIARGLAVATRTGKIVPVFCGSATRNIGVKALQTAIIRYLPSPDEHKATATHLVTNTEELLVPVSSEPLAALVFKTMADPYVGKLTYFRVYSGMVASDSRVFNSTKREEERIGQVYFLRGKEQIPTKSVIAGDIGAVAKLQVTSTADTLCDKSHPLVLPGITFPHPVYSTAISPKTKADLDKMGSALARLVEEDPTLKVEREPDTGETVLSGMGESHVDIAIRRLQQKFGVEVVSSLPKVPYKETITKVASAQGRHKKQTGGRGQFGDVYIRFEPLERGAGFEFADEVVGGAVPKNFIPAVEKGIREIMTQGVLAGFPTVDFRAVLYDGSYHPVDSSEIAFKLAAHLAFRKGIPEAGPVLLEPIMNVTITVPEQFMGDVLGDLNTKRARVLGMEQKRGNSIISAQAPLAEMQRYATDLRSMTQGRGLFSMTFSHYEQVPSHIAEKIIEQHRKAKEEEKS